One genomic region from Argentina anserina chromosome 2, drPotAnse1.1, whole genome shotgun sequence encodes:
- the LOC126783227 gene encoding APO protein 2, chloroplastic: MDFPSKLGSLQISSKPEFLNPHLFTSLPSFHFQKNIVEFSSKPRRVTVVRCENPPQNSDLPRYYSKREKKPFPVPIVDLRRAARERLKQSKGKPKKPVPPPKNGLLVKSLIPLAYDVYNARITLINNLKKLLKVVPVHACRFCNEIHVGPVGHPFKSCKGPDASIRKGVHDWLTNATVDDIFLPVEAFHLFDRLGRRIPHEERFAIPRIPAVVELCIQAGVDIPEYPTKRRRKPIIRIAKSEFVDADESELPEPAGPRGTVLAEVDDSEIVAPCGEEEKILLAEETLQAWEQMRRGAKKLMKMYLVRVCGYCPEIHVGPSGHKAQNCGAFKHQQRNGQHGWQAAVLNDLIPPRYVWHVPDVNGPPLQRELRSFYGQAPAVVEMCVQAGAAVPDEYRPTMRLDVGIPSNVREAEMVV, encoded by the exons ATGGACTTTCCTTCCAAACTCGGGAGTCTGCAAATTTCATCAAAACCAGAATTTCTCAATCCCCACCTCTTCACTTCCCTCccttcttttcattttcag AAGAATATAGTCGAGTTTTCATCCAAGCCCAGAAGAGTCACCGTGGTGAGGTGTGAGAATCCTCCTCAGAACTCCGATCTGCCGCGGTACTATTccaaaagagagaagaagccCTTCCCGGTGCCCATAGTAGATTTGAGGCGTGCCGCTAGGGAGAGGCTTAAGCAGAGTAAAGGCAAGCCCAAAAAGCCTGTTCCACCTCCCAAGAACGGCCTGCTCGTCAAGTCCCTCATACCACTTGCCTATGATGTTTACAACGCCAGAATCACACTTATCAACAACCTCAAGAAGCTTCTTAAGGTCGTGCCTGTACATGCCTGCAG GTTTTGTAATGAGATTCATGTTGGACCGGTTGGGCATCCGTTCAAGTCATGTAAAGGGCCGGATGCTAGTATTCGGAAGGGGGTTCATGATTGGTTAACGAATGCAACTGTTGATGATATTTTCTTGCCTGTGGAGGCTTTCCACTTGTTTGATCGACTTGGGAGGCGGATTCCTCATGAGGAGAGGTTCGCAATTCCGAGGATTCCTGCTGTAGTTGAGCTTTGCATTCAGGCTGGGGTTGATATCCCGGAGTATCCTACGAAGAGGAGGAGAAAGCCAATCATTCGCATTGCCAAGAGTGAGTTTGTTGATGCGGATGAGAGTGAGCTACCGGAACCTGCAGGTCCAAGGGGCACAGTGTTAGCTGAGGTAGATGATTCGGAGATCGTGGCGCCATGCGGTGAAGAAGAGAAGATATTGCTTGCTGAGGAAACGCTACAAGCATGGGAACAGATGAGGAGAGGAGCCAAGAAGCTGATGAAGATGTATTTGGTGAGGGTTTGTGGGTATTGTCCTGAGATTCATGTAGGTCCAAGTGGGCACAAAGCGCAGAATTGTGGTGCCTTCAAGCATCAACAGCGAAATGGGCAGCATGGATGGCAGGCCGCGGTGCTTAATGACTTGATACCGCCAAGATATGTGTGGCATGTTCCGGATGTGAATGGACCTCCATTGCAGCGAGAGCTGAGGAGCTTCTATGGACAAGCCCCCGCAGTGGTTGAAATGTGCGTTCAGGCTGGCGCTGCTGTGCCTGATGAATACAGGCCAACTATGCGGTTGGATGTGGGGATTCCCTCAAATGTTAGAGAAGCTGAAATGGTAGTTTGA
- the LOC126783237 gene encoding protein SEED AND ROOT HAIR PROTECTIVE PROTEIN-like translates to MDLNHFFSYASSLLLLAVMVVMVSGQYEKPSLGKEKLLSTIVGIQGIVYCKSGRKVTPLEGSVARITCKTVDENGFEAAPITILSDATDAKGYFLATISPFEIQNKKKKLTQCKASLELSPLDSCNVLTDANNGISGALLTSYHLLPEKNMKLFTVGPFVCTSETKPVDNGY, encoded by the exons ATGGATTTGAACCATTTCTTCTCATATGCTAGCTCTTTGCTACTCTTGGCAGTAATGGTAGTTATGGTTTCTGGGCAGTATGAGAAACCCAGTTTGGGTAAGGAGAAGTTACTATCAACCATTGTGGGTATTCAGGGCATTGTATATTGCAAATCAGGCCGCAAAGTCACTCCTCTTGAAG GATCGGTGGCAAGGATAACATGCAAGACTGTAGATGAGAATGGATTTGAGGCTGCACCAATCACCATTTTGAGTGATGCAACTGATGCAAAGGGTTACTTCCTTGCAACCATATCTCCTTTTGAGATtcagaacaagaagaagaagctgacACAGTGCAAAGCTTCTCTTGAACTCTCTCCACTAGATTCTTGCAATGTTCTCACAGATGCAAACAACGGAATCAGTGGCGCTCTACTCACTTCATATCATCTCCTCCCTGAGAAGAACATGAAGTTATTTACTGTAGGGCCTTTCGTCTGCACATCAGAAACTAAACCAGTCGATAATGGTTACTAG
- the LOC126783229 gene encoding 26S proteasome non-ATPase regulatory subunit 4 homolog, giving the protein MVLEATMICIDNSEWMRNGDYSPSRFQAQADAVNLVCGIKTGANPENTVGVLTMAGKGVRVLATPTSDLGKILTCTHGLEIGGEINIAAAVQVAQLALKHRQNKNQQQRIVVFAGSPVKDDKKALEIIGKKLKKNSVALDIVDFGGEDEKSEKLEALVAAVDNRNTSHVVHVPSGPDALSDVLLSTPILIEQGEAGAAAEGAAAGIGGSSGFEFGVNPNIDPELALALRMSMEEERARQEAAEARRAEEEAAKQGKEEEQPSKSEDVAMTESGDVEMVDENALLMQALSMSMADAEMSEATGVDQDLALALQMSMKEGAGGVSSSSSEAADVTKVMDDQSFLSSILESLPGVDPNDPSVKEFLASLSKQSDKDEQDRSNDQGK; this is encoded by the coding sequence ATGGTTCTCGAGGCGACTATGATATGCATTGACAATTCAGAATGGATGCGGAACGGCGATTACTCTCCCTCCCGATTCCAAGCCCAGGCCGATGCTGTGAATCTCGTTTGTGGTATCAAGACAGGTGCCAACCCGGAGAACACAGTTGGGGTGTTGACGATGGCCGGAAAAGGGGTCCGCGTACTCGCCACACCCACCTCTGATCTTGGCAAGATTTTGACATGCACGCACGGCCTCGAGATTGGCGGTGAGATAAACATAGCAGCTGCTGTCCAGGTAGCTCAGTTGGCTCTTAAGCATcgccaaaacaaaaaccaacaaCAAAGGATTGTGGTTTTTGCTGGAAGTCCAGTCAAGGACGACAAGAAGGCACTGGAAATAATTGGGAAGAAGCTGAAGAAGAACAGTGTTGCTCTTGACATTGTCGATTTTGGAGGAGAAGATGAAAAGTCGGAGAAGCTAGAGGCCCTTGTCGCTGCTGTTGATAATAGAAACACTAGTCACGTAGTCCATGTTCCTTCTGGTCCCGATGCTCTTTCTGATGTTCTTCTAAGTACGCCTATATTAATCGAACAAGGAGAAGCTGGCGCTGCAGCTGAAGGAGCAGCAGCCGGTATTGGTGGTTCTTCTGGCTTTGAGTTTGGAGTAAATCCCAATATAGATCCCGAGCTTGCTCTCGCCCTTAGAATGTCAATGGAAGAGGAAAGGGCAAGACAAGAAGCAGCTGAAGCCAGAAGAGCTGAGGAAGAAGCTGCAAAACAAGGAAAAGAAGAGGAGCAGCCATCCAAATCGGAGGATGTGGCCATGACAGAAAGCGGTGATGTCGAAATGGTTGATGAGAATGCCTTGCTAATGCAGGCTCTTTCCATGTCAATGGCTGATGCTGAGATGTCTGAGGCAACTGGTGTGGATCAAGACTTGGCTTTGGCTCTTCAAATGTCCATGAAGGAAGGCGCAGGAGGggtatcatcatcatcatccgaGGCAGCTGATGTGACCAAGGTGATGGACGATCAGTCTTTTCTTTCGTCCATACTGGAATCTCTTCCAGGAGTTGACCCCAATGATCCTTCTGTGAAAGAGTTTCTTGCATCTCTGAGTAAACAGTCCGACAAGGATGAACAAGATCGATCTAATGACCAGGGCAAATGA
- the LOC126784178 gene encoding uncharacterized protein LOC126784178, protein MECFFTGANEDLIPSPVDILRCPFLKNINEPTSFSFSSMSSMAFRMPALAAGKGPIFEDGSNFEIAFKLFHGSDGVVPLSEKIEHQPAPRMFNPVAAKAASISLSSFGPGGLFGFDAFSEKWKKMQKKSDSSRKGSSSSKGGNPNHDASSNEWLQSGNCPIAKSFRAVSGVVPLVAKALQLPPGRKVKCPSAIVAARAALAKTAFAKNLRPQPLPAKVLVIGAVGMTANVPLGIWREHTKKFSPSWFAAVHAAVPFLALLRKSVLIPKSAMAFTIAASILGQVIGSRAERYRLKAQAANNLGLIETSVQIKKTETSVGGMMTSQFQAVEAKFGHCTGIEERNSLAFLRQPMFSAIILV, encoded by the coding sequence ATGGAGTGCTTTTTCACAGGTGCGAATGAGGACTTGATACCTTCTCCGGTAGACATTCTTAGGTGTCCGTTTTTGAAGAACATTAATGAGCCCACCAGTTTTTCCTTCTCCTCGATGTCATCCATGGCTTTCAGGATGCCGGCACTTGCAGCCGGCAAAGGTCCAATTTTCGAAGATGGTTCCAATTTTGAAATAGCTTTTAAGCTTTTCCATGGGAGTGATGGAGTAGTCCCTCTCTCTGAGAAAATTGAGCATCAACCAGCCCCACGCATGTTTAATCCAGTAGCTGCAAAGGCAGCTAGTATCAGCCTCTCATCCTTTGGACCTGGAGGACTCTTCGGTTTTGATGCATTCTCAGAGAAGTGGAAGAAAATGCAGAAGAAGTCGGATTCCTCCAGAAAAgggtcttcttcttcaaagggaggaaaccctaatcacgaCGCATCGAGTAACGAATGGCTGCAAAGTGGAAACTGTCCGATTGCAAAGTCATTCCGTGCCGTTAGTGGTGTCGTTCCACTTGTTGCAAAGGCTTTGCAGCTCCCTCCAGGCAGGAAAGTTAAGTGCCCATCAGCAATAGTTGCAGCTCGAGCAGCTCTGGCAAAAACAGCTTTTGCAAAGAACCTCCGCCCACAACCTTTGCCTGCAAAAGTGCTTGTGATTGGAGCAGTGGGAATGACGGCCAATGTTCCTTTGGGGATATGGAGGGAGCACACCAAGAAATTCTCTCCATCTTGGTTTGCAGCTGTGCATGCAGCTGTTCCATTCTTAGCCCTACTACGAAAGTCTGTGTTGATCCCTAAGTCAGCTATGGCGTTTACCATTGCAGCATCTATATTAGGACAAGTGATTGGGTCCAGAGCAGAGCGCTACCGTCTCAAGGCACAGGCGGCGAATAACTTGGGTTTAATTGAAACCTCTGTTCAGATCAAGAAGACTGAAACCTCTGTTGGTGGTATGATGACAAGCCAGTTCCAGGCTGTTGAAGCCAAGTTTGGCCATTGCACTGGGATTGAGGAACGGAATTCACTTGCTTTTCTTCGTCAACCAATGTTTTCTGCTATTATTCTTGTCTAG
- the LOC126783234 gene encoding protein SEED AND ROOT HAIR PROTECTIVE PROTEIN-like: MALTRFLFSTCLVLLSLLLIEVSADYGYGPKPPQVEQPKPPQVQKPEPPQVEKPKLDQLYGELLPHKLFGIQGIILCNSGLKPFPIQGAVARITCVGEDENGYETAPFSMLTAATDAKGYFFTTLSPSKLQGNYNKKWKLTECKTFLDNSPLESCKVPTDVNHGISGAPLASYRKLNVKAENMKLFSVGPFYYAPTPKPTPNGY; this comes from the exons ATGGCTCTCACTCGCTTCCTCTTCTCCACCTGTCTGGTTTTACTTTCGTTGCTACTCATCGAGGTCTCTGCTGATTATGGCTATGGCCCAAAACCACCACAGGTTGAGCAACCAAAACCTCCACAGGTCCAGAAACCAGAACCACCACAGGTTGAGAAACCAAAACTAGATCAATTGTATGGAGAGCTACTACCTCACAAACTCTTCGGCATTCAAGGGATTATTTTATGTAACTCAGGCCTTAAACCTTTCCCAATTCAAG GAGCCGTGGCAAGGATTACATGCGTCGGTGAGGACGAAAATGGGTATGAGACTGCGCCATTCTCCATGTTAACTGCTGCAACTGATGCGAAGGGTTACTTCTTTACAACATTGTCGCCTTCAAAGCTTCAAGGCAATTACAACAAGAAGTGGAAGCTCACCGAGTGCAAGACATTCCTTGACAATTCTCCATTGGAAAGCTGCAAAGTCCCCACTGATGTCAACCATGGTATTAGTGGTGCTCCGCTTGCTTCTTATCGCAAGCTCAATGTCAAGGCCGAGAACATGAAGCTGTTTTCTGTTGGACCCTTCTACTACGCCCCAACACCTAAACCAACCCCTAATGGCTATTAG
- the LOC126783232 gene encoding ethylene-responsive transcription factor ERF071, giving the protein MCGGAIISDFIPRNRGRRVSSMIWPDNFFKSDLTPSSHKDSSPPAKTPHPISGEVQEQKPAKRQRKNLYRGIRQRPWGKWAAEIRDPRKGVRVWLGTFNTAEEAARAYDREARKIRGKKAKVNFPNEDDQNFTNSSHAVPIQHNRSDFSYNHHMGYDLNQTTTFPSNSNGFVVTTADAIAYSAEENSGSAGSEKEEAIQGNGTVAAEENEVQKLSEELMAYENYMKFYQIPYLDGQSPAPVNPGAQESMVGDLWSFDDENENVPASATSSFN; this is encoded by the exons ATGTGCGGCGGTGCTATAATCTCTGACTTCATCCCTCGCAACCGCGGCCGCCGTGTCTCCTCCATGATATGGCCGGACAATTTCTTCAAGTCAGATCTCACCCCATCTAGTCACAAAGACTCATCACCTCCCGCCAAAACACCCCATCCCATTTCAG GGGAAGTGCAAGAACAGAAGCCGGCCAAGCGGCAGAGGAAGAACCTCTACAGAGGCATAAGGCAGCGGCCATGGGGCAAATGGGCTGCTGAGATTCGCGACCCGAGAAAAGGAGTCCGAGTTTGGCTTGGTACCTTCAACACAGCTGAAGAAGCAGCCAGAGCTTATGACAGGGAGGCTCGTAAAATCCGAGGCAAGAAAGCCAAGGTTAATTTCCCTAATGAAGATGACCAAAACTTCACCAACTCCAGCCATGCTGTACCAATTCAGCACAATAGAAGTGATTTCAGTTACAACCATCATATGGGATATGATCTGAATCAGACTACAACATTTccctcaaattcaaatggATTTGTTGTGACTACTGCTGACGCTATTGCTTATTCTGCGGAAGAAAACTCCGGTTCTGCTGGTTCTGAGAAAGAGGAAGCAATACAAGGGAATGGAACTGTGGCTGCTGAAGAGAATGAAGTTCAAAAGCTCTCTGAGGAGCTAATGGCGTATGAGAACTACATGAAATTCTATCAGATTCCATATCTCGATGGGCAGTCCCCAGCCCCTGTCAATCCTGGTGCTCAGGAAAGCATGGTTGGTGATCTCTGGAGCTTTGATGATGAGAATGAAAATGTTCCTGCTTCTGCCACCTCTTCGTTTAATTGA